In Pan paniscus chromosome 15, NHGRI_mPanPan1-v2.0_pri, whole genome shotgun sequence, the sequence AAGCCCTGCACAGTGCCTCCTTGTTTGTGGTCTGGAATCCTTCCGGCAAGTGGGTGTCCAGCCTCAACGTCCCCAGGGCTTGGGGCTTGTGAAGGGCTCCCTCTGCTGGAGGAGGAGAGCATTGGGCCCAGGCATGAGTGCACCATCAGTACCAGGCAATCCTGGGAGCAATTCTGGAGAGATCAAAGTGGTTCTCAAAGACGTTGGTGACACCTACCCCGGAGAGTGAATCCTTCAGGTCACAGGTACCAGAGATGGACAACTTGGCCAGAGGACATAGCCTTATCTCACTTATCTCAGACATGACATGGACAAAGACCAGCTGAAGGACCAGGAACCAAACTGTTGTCACCTGCAGCTCCGTGGCTTTTTTCATACCAGGTCCAAGGGTTGAGGGATGGGAGACCTGGCCAAAGAGGGTGATCGGTGAAGCAATCTATTTTCCACCTCGAGGCTAACTGGTAGTTATTCTTTCTGCCTATGGAGACCTCTGCTTACCTTCTGACCACCCACTCATGGCAAGGTGTTCTCAGTCTCCATCTTCAGACCCCACCACCATTTCTACAGTAGCCACTGTGGATCTCCCTATTCCAGGTTCTGCCTCTTCCATGTAATGAGCCAAACTTGGCCAAGGCAGTCAACAAGCAGCATGCATGTTAGAGCCAGGAACAGCTGGGTCCATATCCTTCCTCTGCTACCCACTTCATTCAGGTTACTAAGCCACTCAAGCCTCTGATacttcatctatgaaatgggggtGATGGTCTCTAGTTTATGGAGTTGTTGGGAGGTGTTAGTGAGATACCCTATGAAAAATGCCTGACATGGCATAGGGGCTCCCCACATATTAAGCAACCTTTACCTCCAACCCCACTGACAGCCACACACCTGCCCATCAGGGAGTGAGGTTgagaatatcaaaatatatatttgcaacaGAAAATGATAGAGATAAATAGTAATTGCATTGGGGTTACAAGGGTAGGAATGATGGATTCTGCTTGGGAGAGGGAACTAGTCTGAGAACATAACTATTGACCAGGGTATTTCAAGTATTCACTATGTGTCAGGCTTTAACACTATACACACAGCCTCATCTGATCCTCAGAGGAGTCCCATAGGGTAGGTACTTACAGCAAACAGGCTTCAGGGGGCCCAGGAGACCAGGGTTCCCCatgatccctgcctcctggtattcataACCTTGAGTAAGGATAGGACCTACCCCTGACCAAtggaatatggcaaaggtgacaCACGTACGTGAGTCCACGTATGGATCACATTATATGAGACTGTGATGTCCCTTGTCTTCCTGGCCCACTCCATTCCCACCCCAAGTGTTGGTTCCTTGGAAAAACACTGGGGATGGAGGTGGAATTGCTGTGAAAACAAGACTCAGTCCTCCACAGAAGCTGCCCAGGGAGTTCTTCAAAAGTGGTTATCCTACCTGCCATTTACACTGGATCAGGACTGTCCAGAAATCATTTTCACATCTCCCCAGCAGAATGGCATCATCTCAATACTAATCTTCACTTGAACTAGAAGAATCATGCTTgtggttttcaaaaggaaaaggTTCCTATTCATGGTGCATTTAGAAGCAGCCCAGGGTGCTTATAGAACGGACCTGCTTCTTGCCATGTTCTTGAGCTTCTGAGGCCTCTTGACAAAGTCGAGCAAGTAAGACGACCAGGCCAAGTGGGCACTCTGGGCCCCATGGCCAAGGATGGGCTGGCCAGGTGGCCACGTGGCCTCCGGTGGCCTTGTTTCTGTGGGCTTTATCTGATCCTGAGCTCAGATGCTGATAGTGCACTGGCTTATTTTCTAAGGAGAGGGAGCTTGATTTGTGCAGGATGCGCCTTCACCAGATACCTCCAGGGGCAAGAGTCCACTGAGGTTAcagcgccccccgccccccatgCCTCTAAGCTCTAAGCTCAGAGAAGGGTCCCTGACACAGAGTCCTGTTAAAGGAATGGCCACAGGGATAGGAGAGACCAAGGTCGTGCATGCCAGCTCAGGATCTGGGCAGGATGGTTGGCAGGGGGTCGCGGGGAGCAAAGGAGGGGAATCACCTGCCAGAAAATTGGGCAGGGGTGCTCAGGGAGGAGGCTGTGGAGGGACTGGGACCAGTGGAAGGGAGGTGGAATAGGTCTTAGGAGCCAAATTCCTTGCAGAGACCTGGGGTGAAGCCTGGGCAGCTCTATCCCCGGGAGCCGCCCTTTTGCCTCCAGCAGCTCCCGGTCCAGCCACAGCCCCTCCAGGAGACCCAGGCCGGGTTCCTAACTCCACTGCTCTTTGGCCTCGTCCCTGCCTAGCCCCTGCTGCAGGTTGCTTttctcccccctcctcctcctccctcctccctcctcccccctccctcctcctccccctcctcccccgacTGGCCCCGCCCCCACTGCCGGCCCCGCCCCCACTGCCGGCCCGGGCCCCACCCACGCCGGAGCTGCTCCATTTAAGGAGTTTGCGCAGCTGGAAAGCTACACATGTGAGTCTGGAGGCGGGTCCCGGTTGCAGACTTGCCATGGCCTCCGAAGCTTCTGTGCGTCTAGGGGTGCCTCCTGGCCGTCTGTGGATCCAGAGGCCTGGCATCTACGAAGATGAGGAGGGGAGAACCTGGGTGACTGTGGTCGTGCGGTTCAATCCCTCGCATAGGGAATGGGCCAGGGCCTCCCAGGGCAGCAGAGTGAGTCCTGGGCACGAGGGGAGGCTGTGGGGAGGGCTGCGCACTGACCCCTGCCCGTGTGGGACCGCGGTGGGGGTCAGAGGGGGCCGTTCTCACCCGCACTGGAAAACTCACTTCTGTGCAGGTCTAGGAGCGCAGCAATGTccatgcccagccctggccccagGAACACCCCCCGTAaagggaccacaggcacaagctTATCCACGTGAGATAATGTGGTCCTGCGTGGTGAAGCCGAGGCTAAGGTAGCTCAGGGCTTAGTGCCATTGCCAGTGCCTGCTGGGAAGGCCCACAAATGGGGCAGCTATTGAGCTGGGCTTTCTGGGATGAGTAGGAGTTCTCCAGGTCTAGAAAGGAGGCAGGAGTAGTATAAGCAAAAGCATTGCAACCTGGAGGCACCAGGTGGGCCAACAGGATGAACGTGACATTGGTGTCAGATTACtgatctgcaaaatgagaataatatacCTCTGTGGCAAGCTAGTCACAGACATGCTCACATACTTGGCTCACCGCCTGAATGGCCTGGGGAAGCATTTGACTGATAACAGATTCTGGAAATTAATTCAGGAGGCTTGGGTGGAGTCCTAGATTCTTTACTTttcaaaagctccccaggtgataaTGATAATGACTCAGGAAACTGCTGTAGATGAGGGCTTTAGATCACAGCCAGTCTGTGAGGGATGAAGTAAATACAGTAGCGTCTCTGGTGTGGGTGGCGGTGGGGAATTGATTCCAGGACCGactgtggatgctcaagtccctgatagaAAATGACCTGGGTAGTAATTACATATAACCTCAGCGCATCCTCTACTATATTTGAAATTAGATTACTAATAACACCTAATGCTACACCTACACATCACTTCAAGCTCTGCTTTTGGGAACTttgtggaatttctttttttccccaaatatttttaatctgagGTTAGTCGAATTCATGGGTGCAGTATCCATGGAAATGGGGGACTGGCTGTACCTTAGTGTAATGTGGTAAAAGCATATCCGGATATTTAAAATGCCacttagggccgggcgcggtggctcacgcctgtaatcccagcactttgggaggccgagatgggcttatcacgagatcaggagatcgagaccatcctagccaacatggggaaaccccgtctctactaaaaatacaaaaaattagccgggcgtggtggcggacgcctgtagtcccagctactcgggaggctgaggcaggagaatggcgtgaacccgggaggcggagcttgtagtgagccgggatcgcaccactgcactccagcctgggtgacagagtgagactccggcccccccccccaaaaaaatgccGTTTAGGTCATCGTAAACAATTCactgcctgtttgtttgttttttgagaaagtcttgctctgttgcggctggagtgcagtggtgtgatcttggctcactgcaacctccacctcccaggctcaagtgattctcatgcctcagcctcccgagtagcttggattacaggcgatttttttttttacagttaattttttttgttattttcaggaGAGACAAAGTTTaatcatgtgggccaggctggttttgaactcctgacctcaagtgatctgcccaccttggcctcccaaagtgctgggattacaggtgagccacctcgcccagccagttCACTGACATTTTAAACAATATAACACATTTCCTAAGAAAAGTTCAAATAGGTTATTTCAAAAAATGTTGGTAGAGAACATGGAAAGGCTTTTCTGTACATACACTAAATAAAGCATGCAAAAATTGTGgagcaaatattttaagtttttcaaaaGCCTGAAAAAGTGTTAATGGAGGGcactgtaaaatggtgcagccactgtggaaaacaggatgaggattcctcaaaaaaagAATGACGGCACAATCCAGCAAtgccacttctggatatatacccacaaGACTCTGAAGCCGGAACTTAAGCATGTATTCATACATCCATGTTCACAGCAGTATCATTCATACTAGCCAAAAGGTGGAGGCAGCCCCAGTGTCCATTgatagatgaatgggtaaacaacaCAAACCATGAAGTATTCACACTTAAAAGTCAGACACACGGATGAAACTTGGAGCcattatactaaatgaaatatgCCAGTCACGGAAGGACAGATTCTCTTGTATGAGGTACTCAGAGTGGTCTCATTCATAAAGtggaatggtggctgccaggggctggagggagtcGAGGATGGGAAGTTAATGTTAGTAACAGGTACGGAGTCTCAGTTTAGGAAGATAAAAAGTTCTGGAGGTGGATAGTGCCGACGGTTCCACATGTCAATGCACTTAATGCCACCAAACTGTACTCTTAAAAacagttggccgggcgcagtggctcacgcctgtaatcccagcactttgggaggccgaggcgggtggatcacaaggtcaggagatcgagaccatcctggctaacacggcgaaaccctgtctctactaaaaatacaacaaaattagccgggtgcggtggcgggcgcctatagtcccagctactcggggggctgaggcaggagaatggcttgaacctgggaggcggagcttgcagtgagctgagatccagccactgcactccagcctgggcgacagagcaagactccgtctcaaacaaaacaaaacaaaacaaaaattaagatttttctttaaaaaaatgattcaaTGGAAATAGAATGGATTCTTCAAATAACTTAGCCACGGGTGGGATAAGGGACCTACTTAGTaagtatttttttcccctctttcttaAAAATAGATCGATGTCTTAGGGTGGGAATTAGGCTTCCTGGGCGACACATCTAATGCAAAGATCAGCcacctttttctgtaaaggatctGATGGTAAACATTTTCCACTTGGAGAGCTATGCTCTTGCAGCTACTCAGCCCTGCTATTGCAGTGCAAAAGCAGCTAAAGGCAACGGTAAAGGAATGAGGGAAGGAGCCttagtttatttacaataaagctttatttgcaAAAGCAGATGCAAGCCAGACTTAGTTTGCTGATCTCTGATCTACAGTCAGAATACACAGAGAAGGAGAGATTTTgccatataatttaaaatacttctCTTTGCAAAAGCAGTCCATAAAAAAAGTGAGGACAACAAACTGAGAAAAGTTATTCACAACATGTCTGATTGATAGAGCACTAATATTCTTAATTCAAAAAGACATTTTatcacaaaagaagacaaatacTTAGAAAATTGTGCAAAAGATTTTCCATTTTGTTGCATAACGTAGGAAGCTTTGGTTTTACTTTACCTTTCATCTTTCTAACTTCCAgtaccagcctaattttttttatttttattattatgtatttattttgagacagagtcttgctctgtctcccaggctggagtgcagtgacctgacGATAGCTTAcaacagcctctacctcccaggttcaagaaatcttctcaccttagcttcccgagtagctgggactgtaggcacatgccaccatggccagctaattttttattttttgtagagacagagtctcattatgttgccgaggctggtcttgaacttgtgacttcaagcagtcctcctgccttggcctcccaaagtgttgggattacaggcataagccactgctcccagccttatTTCGTATATAAGTGTGTGAAGGTCATGATCAGAACTGCCATATATTTTGGCGGGAAAATCTATCACCCTCAGATCCAGGAGTCCATGGATATCTTGTTTTTAAAacgaagatttaaaaaattacggCAATGGCAGAGATGGAGCCCCAAGAGAATACTCAGCTTTAACCCAAGGTATTGACGGGTTGGAAACAGTGGCTAAATTTGGGGATTGCAGTGGGGTGAGGCAGGGTGCAGGTCAGAGGGGGCCAGAAGAGCCCCAGCCATCCTAGATGAAGCCACAAGCACCAGTGCCAAGGCTCTTGGTCTGGAATTCTGAAAACATTTACCTCTGACCCTGGCAGCCCACTGGCCATTGCTTGTGTGCAGCCCAGTTGGCAGGGAACCCCTATCCATGATTTGCCGCCTCTTTTCTGGTCCCTTCAGTATGAACCCAGCATCACAGTGCACTTGTGGCAGATGGCAGTGCACACCCGGGAGCTACTCTCCTCCGGCCAGATGCCCTTCTCCCAGCTGCCCGCCGTGTGGCAGCTCTACCCCGGGAGGAAGTACCGAGCAGCGGATTCCAGTTTCTGGGAAATAGCAGACCATGGCCAGGCAAGTGTGTGGTGGTTCTAGGTGAAAGCGACAGGTGGCCCCCGGTGACTGCCGTGGCCCTCTCTCTTCTGTACCCCTGGACCCCTTGGGGTTCTTGTCTGTCCTCTTCCTGTTGCTCAAGTCTTCCTTCAAGGAGGCctgagtgtgtgtgggtggaTCGGTGCATGAGTTCCCATGTGGGATGCAGGCAGAgtgggtgagggagggagggttgCCTTCCCTGGGCTAGAGAAATCCACAAGCTGGAGTTCCCACCTGCCTCACCCctgcctgctgctgctgccagcCTGCATGGGCGGCCGTTAAGGCCAACTGGAGGAGCATCTCCCAGAGGTTCTGATGGCTGCTCCCTCTCCTGCAGATTGACTCTATGGAGCAGCTGGTCCTAACATATCAGCCGGAGAGGAAAGACTGACACTGGGAGTGGCTGGTATGTTGGGGCCCTGTGCGTCTCGGTGTAGGGATCAGACGAAAGCGAGAAGACCTCTCCTCTTTTCAGAAAGACGGTGtggcctccttctcctccctgctGTTTGCTGGGATTTTTCTTACATAGCCACCTGTCACCTCTGTTCCCCAGCCCCTTGGATGTGATGGTCCACAGTGGGTGGGCCCCCATAATAAGTTCCTAAAGCATGGGATCTCGTCGAATAAGACTCATCATTTAATCCTTGCGAGAATTCTGTGAGGTGTATGTGTTAATGTCCCATTTCACGACGAAAAGACAAGACTCTGGGGATGGGAATGACTTCCTCGAGACCATACAGCCAGGAAATAGCGGTGAATCTAGTGATCTCGGGTCCCTAGATTTAACCGTGGCACTGAGGTGCCGTGTGACGGTGGCCTTGGAGGGCCCAGCACTGACCCATAGAGGGCTCCTCTCAGATGGGCAGCAGCTTGGAGCAGGCCAGGCAGGGCCTGGTCCATTGGAGGGGCTGGCACTGGACTTGCCTTTGACCCCAGCAGCTTGGATGGGGTGCCGGGCTCCCCCATAGTTCACTGACTGTCTCTTTTGGTCTTctcccaggccctgccggccctgCCTCTTCTGGCCTGGTGTCTCCTCATGCCCCCTCAGTGAGGATCTTCATGTACCTGCTCTTCTGTTTGCACACCCAGCATAGCCTCCTTGCGGGCGGAAGGCAGTAGGGCCCCTGCACACTCAGTTTCTCTCGTTTTCCTTAGTTATCAGTCCTGTCCTGTACCACTCGGGTCTGCACTTAGGGCAGCTGGCCTGGATGGGCTTCACTGGGGCCCTGTCTGTGCGCTGAGCCAGTTTCCCCTGCTGCCTGCAAGCTGTGGGTTCTTTCTCCTCTGTGCCCCTCATGCTGATCTTCTAGATGCCACTCCCAAATCCCCTTCATACCCACCAGGATGTGTGCCCAGCCAGGCCTCCAGCACCCCCAGTGCAGCTCATGATTGGAAACTCACCATCGGCAGGCAGTGGTTCGGTTTAAGAGATGGCACTAGAGGGAGCCCAGTCTGGATGTGGACTTGGATGCCCCGTGGGTATCAGTTCTGCTGACACTTTGGCCCGAAATGGATCCAGTGCTGAGCAAGCAATGTACACCGGAGCCTCAGTGAGCCCATCTGCACAGTGGGGAGCATGGAGGGATGGGTTTGGCCTGTGCTTCTGCTTGTTCAGTCCTTCAGCTCACGGAAGGGATGCTAGTCCGTGAAGGTGACCTCACAGTACTGGTTAATTAAACTTTATTGCTCACTGTCCACTTTTGTGCTGAATTGGAGCCTCTCTTTGACCTCTTTCTAGCATAGAAATGGCAGCTTCTGGTACCGAAATGTTAAGGTAACATTTTAATGATCCATTTCATATTTTTCCACACTGGGAAGGAAATTGTGATTGGTCCATTCAGCAGCAGGACACCGGCGGGAGTTAAGGAAGGGGAGGAGACTCGTGCGGGCTCTGGGTGAAGCCCTGCTGTGAAAGGGCAGGAAAGCCCGTAGTGGTCACAGGAGAACCGGGAGCAAGGGAGAGCTCCCAAAGCGAGACAATGCAACAGCATGTCATTGCAGGAGATGCAGAATGCAGGTGCAAGGGAGGAAGGGCCCATGTGTGGGAGAGTATGACATGACAGAGGAGCAGAGTCCTTGAGCAGGGAGGGATGAGGCAGGGGGCCAAGACACTGAGCAGTGCCACCATTGTGACCAGGAAGAAGAGGACGATACAGTGCAGGTCAGGGTGACCATGCAGTGGTGGCAAGGAGAAGAGATTCCCTCCCTCATGTCGCTCACAAGAAAAAATCACCCATGGGCTGAAATCCCAACCTTACAAAATGAATCTGTAAAAGCATTCATAGAAAGTTTGGGGAAATATGTTCATGAACGTGGGGTACAGAAAAACCCAAGTAAATCACAGGTGTAAGCAAAAGACAGTGTAAGACAAACTTTTTCAAGTGAAGCATTTCTGTATGACAAAATATTAGGAAGCATCAATCACAATTTAGCATGGTATATAAGGCACGCCAGTGTTTGCCTGCAGCGGGCTTGCTCAAGCCCAGTGGTGTTGCGgggaggggctgtcctgtgccttGTAGAATGTTTAGCAACATCCTTGGCCGCCACCCACTGGATGCCAGAAGCATCTCCTGACCGCAACTTGTGAGAACCAAAAATGCCAAATGCCTCCTGAGGGGGCAAAATTGCCCCTGGCTGAGAATCACTACCCTAGATAAACACTTGCACATGTGGTGTACACAAGAGGTATGAAGAGAGAGCACTGTGGTAAGAGTTCAGATTCCACAGTGTTGGCATGGTTAAAGGGAGGCCCCGTGAGCAGGAGCTGGGGTGAGCACTGCAGGCTGGCATTGTACCTTCTGCTGAGAAGCTTATGTTGATCTGGCAGCCTGGTCTTTGAGGAACCCTCTTCCCCTAGCCTGCCTTCCCTCCCACTGGCCTGAGTCGGGGGTATGCAGGAGAGGGTGTGTCATGCAGCATGCATCCCAGTCAACATAAGGATTTCATGATgacacggtctcgctctgtcatccacgctggagtgcagtggcgcgatcgcggctcactgcaagctccgcctcccgggttcacgccattctcctgcctcagcctcccgagtagctgagactacaggtgcccgccaccactcccggctaatttttttgtatttttagtagagacggggtttcaccgtgttagccaggatggtcttgatctcctgacctcgtgatccgcccaccttggcctcccaaagtactgggattacaggtgtgagccaccgcgcctggcctaggaaaggtttttattgttaaatgggaaatttacaaagccagagagggaaggaggcatTGT encodes:
- the TCL1B gene encoding T-cell leukemia/lymphoma protein 1B — encoded protein: MASEASVRLGVPPGRLWIQRPGIYEDEEGRTWVTVVVRFNPSHREWARASQGSRYEPSITVHLWQMAVHTRELLSSGQMPFSQLPAVWQLYPGRKYRAADSSFWEIADHGQIDSMEQLVLTYQPERKD